Proteins found in one Synechococcus sp. LA31 genomic segment:
- the ilvN gene encoding acetolactate synthase small subunit: MKHTLSVLVEDESGVLSRISGLFARRGFNIESLAVGPAERQGVSRLTMVVEGDDRTLAQMSKQLDKLINVLEVTDLTRIPAVERELMLVKVSAPESKRSAILDLVQVFRARVVDLGSEALTVEVVGDPGKLVALENVLKPYGILEIARTGRISLERASGVSTPYLKVTSLDKRVPA; encoded by the coding sequence ATGAAGCACACCCTGTCGGTGCTGGTGGAAGACGAATCGGGCGTGCTCAGCCGCATCTCCGGCCTGTTTGCCCGCCGCGGTTTCAACATCGAGAGCCTGGCGGTGGGGCCAGCTGAACGCCAGGGTGTCTCTCGGCTCACGATGGTGGTGGAGGGCGACGATCGCACCCTCGCTCAGATGAGCAAACAGCTCGACAAGTTGATCAACGTGCTCGAGGTCACCGACCTCACCCGCATCCCGGCCGTGGAGCGTGAACTGATGCTCGTGAAAGTGTCAGCACCCGAGAGCAAGCGGTCGGCGATCCTCGATCTGGTGCAGGTGTTCCGTGCCCGTGTGGTGGATCTCGGCAGCGAAGCCCTCACCGTGGAGGTGGTGGGTGATCCAGGCAAGCTGGTCGCCCTGGAAAACGTGCTCAAGCCTTACGGCATCCTCGAAATCGCCCGCACAGGCCGCATTTCCCTGGAACGTGCCTCAGGCGTGAGCACCCCTTATCTCAAGGTCACCAGCCTTGATAAGCGCGTGCCGGCCTGA
- the infA gene encoding translation initiation factor IF-1 gives MIETSGVIEKEQGNGFYLVTLEQPAGHQCLCRAAGKLTKFRIKLLAGDKVLVEISPYDLSRGRITYRERNAAAGGPRPGGNRPGGPRRR, from the coding sequence ATGATCGAGACTTCCGGTGTGATCGAGAAGGAGCAGGGCAACGGGTTTTACCTGGTCACCCTCGAGCAGCCAGCAGGCCACCAATGCCTCTGCCGGGCGGCCGGAAAGCTCACCAAGTTCCGCATCAAGTTGCTGGCCGGCGACAAGGTGCTGGTGGAGATCAGCCCCTACGACCTGAGTCGCGGCCGCATCACCTATCGCGAGCGCAATGCTGCAGCGGGCGGCCCTCGCCCCGGTGGCAACCGTCCCGGCGGTCCGCGTCGTCGCTGA
- a CDS encoding pseudouridine synthase — protein MARSPGLLSTLLFHKPYGVLSQFTPEPGSRWGCLAEHIPIPDVYAAGRLDADSEGLLLLTANGRLQQRLTDPSWGHWRRYWVQVEGEAAPDQLRSLEQGLLIQKQRTLPARARTINDPGLPERNPPIRQRLHLPTSWLEIELREGRNRQVRRMTAAVGLPTLRLLRVGIDLMDGAPPLRLEGLGPGEWRWVDRDEERRLQALLQQPGRRSPGRGGRAGGGKSGRGAGGG, from the coding sequence GTGGCGCGCTCGCCAGGCCTCCTGAGCACGCTTCTCTTCCATAAGCCCTATGGGGTGCTGAGCCAATTCACCCCGGAGCCGGGCAGCCGCTGGGGCTGCCTGGCAGAGCACATCCCCATCCCGGATGTATACGCGGCAGGCCGGCTCGATGCCGACAGTGAAGGTCTGCTCCTGCTCACCGCCAATGGGCGGCTGCAACAGCGGCTCACCGATCCGAGTTGGGGCCACTGGCGCCGGTATTGGGTGCAGGTGGAGGGGGAAGCTGCTCCTGATCAGCTACGCAGCCTCGAACAGGGGCTGCTGATCCAGAAACAGCGCACCCTGCCAGCTCGGGCTCGAACGATCAATGATCCGGGCCTGCCGGAGCGCAATCCACCCATCCGCCAACGCCTCCATCTCCCCACCAGCTGGCTGGAGATAGAACTGCGGGAGGGACGCAACCGGCAGGTTCGGCGCATGACGGCCGCCGTAGGCCTGCCCACCCTCAGGCTGCTGCGGGTGGGGATCGATCTGATGGATGGTGCACCGCCTCTCAGGCTCGAAGGGCTTGGACCCGGGGAGTGGCGCTGGGTGGATCGCGATGAGGAACGACGGCTGCAGGCTCTGCTTCAACAACCAGGGCGACGCTCCCCGGGTCGCGGCGGCCGAGCCGGAGGCGGGAAATCAGGCCGGGGCGCTGGCGGCGGATAA
- a CDS encoding photosystem I assembly protein Ycf4 yields the protein MASASAAKAASSSELLEQDVLGSRRLSNVLVAAVVSTGGLGFLLTSASSYFGKDLLPIGNPAALSWVPQGLVMGLYGIAAALLSSYLWAVIALDVGAGANSFDKSSGTLTVTRRGFRQRISVTTPLKDIQAVKVDVRDGLNPRRRLALRVQGRRDLPLTRVGEPMPLADLERGGAELARFLGVPLEGV from the coding sequence ATGGCCTCGGCATCTGCAGCGAAGGCTGCCTCTTCCTCCGAGCTGCTCGAGCAGGATGTGTTGGGCTCCCGCCGTCTGTCCAATGTGTTGGTGGCGGCTGTGGTGAGCACCGGCGGGCTTGGTTTTCTGCTCACCAGTGCCTCCAGTTACTTCGGAAAGGACCTGCTGCCGATCGGCAATCCGGCGGCCCTGAGCTGGGTCCCCCAGGGCCTGGTGATGGGCCTGTATGGCATCGCTGCAGCCCTGCTCTCTTCCTATTTATGGGCTGTGATCGCTCTCGATGTGGGCGCGGGTGCCAACAGCTTCGATAAGAGCTCCGGCACCCTCACCGTGACGCGCCGTGGCTTCCGTCAGCGGATCAGCGTGACCACCCCTCTCAAAGACATCCAGGCCGTGAAGGTGGATGTGCGCGACGGCCTCAACCCCCGCCGCCGCCTGGCCCTGCGGGTGCAGGGTCGCCGCGATCTGCCCCTCACCCGCGTTGGCGAACCGATGCCCCTGGCCGATCTCGAGCGCGGTGGTGCCGAGCTGGCCCGCTTCCTCGGCGTGCCGCTGGAGGGTGTGTGA
- the trxB gene encoding thioredoxin-disulfide reductase has translation MADAAPSAAGAAVENVVIVGSGPAGYTAAIYAARANLRPIVITGFQDGGIPGGQLMTTTHVENFPGFPDGILGPDLMDRLKAQAVRWGTRLVEADADSIDLSQRPFRIQADGQTISAQSVILATGASANRLSLPSEERFWNAGISACAICDGATPQFRNEELAVVGGGDSACEEAVYLTKYGSRVHLIVRSAQLRASKAMADRVLANPNITVHWNRQIRDCSGGAWLEAIDLVATDGSGASEQVPVRGLFYAIGHTPNTRLVRGQLEVNDHGYLVTQPGRPETSIDGVYAAGDVADAEWRQGITAAGSGCQAALAAERWLTHHNLAVTVSQEPVEPAEVGEVKRTAESDESNFDANALWQKGSYALRKLYHDCDKPLLVVYTSPTCGPCHVLKPQLKRVLDELGGRAQGVEIDVDADQDIAQQAGVSGTPTVQLFFQKELKQQFRGVKQRSEFKAAIEQLLGAAVG, from the coding sequence GTGGCCGATGCCGCTCCCAGTGCCGCAGGTGCTGCCGTTGAAAACGTGGTGATCGTGGGCTCTGGCCCTGCTGGTTACACCGCCGCTATCTACGCCGCCCGCGCCAATTTGCGCCCCATCGTGATCACGGGCTTTCAAGACGGTGGCATCCCTGGCGGTCAGCTGATGACCACCACCCACGTGGAGAACTTCCCAGGCTTTCCCGACGGCATCCTGGGGCCGGATCTCATGGATCGGCTCAAGGCCCAGGCCGTGCGCTGGGGCACCCGCCTGGTGGAGGCTGATGCCGACAGCATTGATCTCTCTCAACGCCCCTTCCGCATCCAGGCCGACGGCCAAACGATCAGCGCCCAATCGGTGATCCTGGCCACCGGCGCCAGCGCCAACCGCCTCAGCCTTCCCAGTGAGGAGCGCTTCTGGAATGCCGGCATCAGCGCCTGCGCCATTTGCGACGGAGCCACCCCTCAATTCCGCAATGAAGAGCTGGCGGTGGTGGGCGGCGGCGACTCCGCCTGCGAAGAAGCGGTGTACCTCACCAAATACGGCAGCCGCGTGCATCTGATCGTGCGTTCCGCTCAGCTGCGGGCCAGCAAAGCGATGGCGGATCGGGTGCTGGCCAACCCCAACATCACGGTGCATTGGAACCGCCAGATCCGTGATTGCAGCGGCGGCGCATGGCTCGAAGCCATCGACCTGGTGGCCACCGATGGCAGCGGCGCCAGCGAACAAGTGCCCGTGCGGGGCCTCTTCTATGCCATCGGTCACACCCCCAACACCCGCCTTGTGCGGGGCCAGCTGGAGGTGAATGACCACGGCTACCTGGTGACTCAGCCAGGCCGCCCCGAAACCAGCATTGACGGCGTGTATGCCGCTGGCGATGTGGCCGATGCCGAATGGCGCCAAGGCATCACCGCCGCCGGCAGCGGCTGCCAGGCCGCCCTAGCGGCCGAGCGCTGGCTCACCCACCACAACCTGGCCGTCACCGTGAGCCAGGAGCCGGTGGAGCCAGCCGAGGTGGGCGAGGTGAAACGCACCGCCGAAAGCGATGAGAGCAACTTCGATGCCAACGCCCTCTGGCAAAAAGGCAGCTATGCCCTGCGCAAGCTGTACCACGACTGCGACAAACCCCTGCTGGTGGTCTACACCTCACCCACCTGCGGCCCCTGCCATGTGCTCAAGCCCCAGTTGAAACGGGTACTCGATGAGCTCGGCGGCCGCGCGCAGGGCGTTGAGATCGATGTGGATGCCGATCAGGACATCGCGCAACAAGCTGGCGTCAGCGGCACCCCCACGGTGCAGCTGTTCTTCCAGAAAGAGCTCAAGCAGCAATTCCGCGGCGTGAAACAGCGCAGCGAATTCAAGGCCGCGATCGAACAGCTGCTAGGCGCTGCTGTGGGCTGA
- a CDS encoding N2,N2-dimethylguanosine tRNA methyltransferase translates to MADTAERSGQMHHYCEGAAALELGAGFFRPESRPSRDLGVLLAAQLAQQSPLRVLDLMAGCGIRALRYGLEARAATVWANDADGERLPLLQRNLAPLGDAAAITDLTAQKLLAGCLLEERRFGLLDLDAFGCPTALVPAALEALKFEGVLYLASTDGRSPTGHDRPAAIRSLGAAARAHPASWELALRLQIAVVARAAWALGRGIRPLFSFSEGRTFRTAIQLQRRADTHQEKLLGLLAHCHTCGDQLQQSLLQLRQWPACACSGPDPAPPLAVSGPLWLGPLQHPPTLKAMLAAAAAAPADFVAPASRRLIERLLADPGEPARCWPSAELGRRLDGGTPATEPLLRALRAEGYIALRSGVMDGLFRCNAPWPRVLELAAALNR, encoded by the coding sequence GTGGCCGACACGGCAGAGCGCTCTGGGCAGATGCATCACTATTGCGAAGGTGCTGCGGCGCTGGAGCTGGGGGCCGGATTTTTTCGGCCGGAATCCCGCCCCTCCCGCGATCTGGGGGTGCTGCTGGCAGCTCAGTTGGCCCAGCAGTCGCCGCTGCGGGTGCTGGATCTGATGGCCGGTTGCGGCATCCGCGCTCTGCGCTACGGCCTTGAGGCCAGGGCGGCAACGGTGTGGGCCAACGATGCCGATGGTGAGCGCCTGCCGCTGTTGCAGCGCAACCTCGCCCCCCTGGGCGACGCGGCTGCCATCACGGATCTCACGGCCCAGAAGCTGTTGGCAGGGTGCCTGCTCGAGGAACGCCGCTTCGGGTTGCTCGACCTCGATGCTTTCGGCTGCCCCACCGCTTTGGTGCCCGCCGCGCTGGAGGCCTTGAAGTTTGAAGGAGTGCTGTATCTGGCTAGCACCGATGGCCGCTCCCCCACCGGCCACGACCGCCCTGCCGCCATCCGCTCTTTAGGTGCCGCGGCTCGTGCCCATCCCGCCAGCTGGGAGCTGGCCCTGCGCCTGCAGATCGCCGTGGTGGCCAGAGCTGCCTGGGCCCTCGGCCGAGGTATCCGGCCGCTGTTCAGCTTCAGTGAAGGCCGCACCTTCCGCACCGCCATTCAGTTGCAGCGCCGTGCGGATACCCATCAGGAGAAGCTGCTGGGGTTGCTGGCCCATTGCCACACCTGCGGCGATCAGCTGCAGCAGAGCCTGCTGCAGCTGCGGCAATGGCCCGCCTGCGCCTGCAGCGGCCCCGATCCCGCCCCGCCGCTGGCCGTCTCTGGCCCCCTTTGGCTGGGGCCGCTGCAGCACCCCCCCACCCTGAAAGCGATGTTGGCTGCAGCCGCAGCCGCGCCCGCAGATTTCGTCGCCCCGGCTAGCCGAAGGCTGATCGAGCGTTTGCTCGCGGATCCCGGCGAGCCGGCCCGTTGCTGGCCCAGCGCTGAGTTAGGGCGGCGCTTGGATGGTGGCACCCCGGCCACCGAGCCGCTGCTTCGCGCCCTGCGCGCCGAGGGCTACATCGCCCTGCGCTCTGGGGTGATGGATGGATTGTTTCGCTGCAATGCTCCCTGGCCACGCGTGTTGGAGCTGGCGGCTGCGCTAAACAGGTAG
- a CDS encoding alpha/beta fold hydrolase, producing the protein MSATTASPASAPYPQPAPTGSQWGEHGTWQWQEHACHWRVLGDRRHPALVLIHGFGAASGHWRHNAAELAAAGWCVYAIDLVGFGASSQPGHQRHRPLDNRLWARQLQGFLEQVVQTPAVLVGNSLGSLVAITCAVFYPVWVAGVVAAPLPDPTLLMPMRRRQRPWRRQLKRQVVVVLCRLLPLELLVPLIARSPLLDLGLRSAYTDPEAIDRELRRLVARPALRPRAPQALRAMSIGMALRPHGATAAVLLARMQQPLLVVWGSRDRLVPPVISGQLRRHKADLELQLLPDLGHCPHDEQPALFNRHVLSWLARNLGAD; encoded by the coding sequence GTGTCGGCCACCACCGCTTCCCCAGCCTCTGCGCCCTACCCCCAGCCTGCCCCCACGGGGTCCCAGTGGGGTGAACACGGCACCTGGCAATGGCAGGAGCATGCCTGCCATTGGCGCGTGCTGGGCGATCGGCGCCATCCAGCTCTGGTGCTGATCCATGGCTTCGGTGCCGCCAGCGGCCACTGGCGGCATAACGCTGCAGAGCTGGCCGCAGCGGGCTGGTGTGTGTATGCGATCGATCTGGTGGGCTTTGGCGCCTCCAGCCAGCCGGGGCACCAACGCCACCGCCCGCTCGACAACCGCCTCTGGGCGCGCCAGCTGCAGGGCTTCCTTGAGCAGGTGGTGCAGACGCCGGCCGTGCTGGTGGGCAACTCCCTGGGCAGCCTGGTGGCGATCACCTGTGCCGTGTTTTATCCGGTGTGGGTGGCCGGGGTGGTGGCAGCACCGCTACCGGATCCCACGCTGCTGATGCCCATGCGGCGGCGGCAGCGCCCCTGGCGCCGGCAGCTGAAGCGCCAAGTGGTGGTGGTGCTCTGCCGGCTGCTCCCCCTCGAGCTGCTGGTGCCACTGATCGCCCGTTCACCACTGCTTGACCTAGGCCTGCGCAGCGCTTACACCGATCCCGAAGCGATCGACAGGGAGCTGCGCCGCCTGGTGGCGCGGCCAGCGCTACGACCTCGGGCACCCCAGGCGCTGCGGGCGATGAGCATCGGCATGGCCCTACGGCCCCATGGCGCCACAGCGGCGGTCTTGCTGGCCCGGATGCAGCAGCCGCTGCTGGTGGTGTGGGGCAGCCGCGACCGGCTGGTGCCGCCGGTGATCAGCGGCCAACTGCGGCGGCACAAAGCGGATCTAGAGCTGCAGCTCTTGCCCGATCTGGGCCACTGCCCCCATGACGAGCAACCGGCCTTGTTCAATCGGCACGTGTTGAGCTGGCTGGCGCGTAATTTGGGTGCTGATTAG
- the psbD gene encoding photosystem II D2 protein (photosystem q(a) protein), whose amino-acid sequence MTIAVGRAPQRGWFDVLDDWLKRDRFVFVGWSGLLLFPTAYLALGGWLTGTTFVTSWYTHGIASSYLEGCNFLTAAVSSPADAMGHSLLLLWGPEAQGDFVRWCQLGGLWTFVALHGAFSLIGFMLRQFEIARLVGIRPYNAIAFSGPIAVFVSVFLMYPLGQSSWFFAPSFGVAAIFRFLLFLQGFHNWTLNPFHMMGVAGILGGALLCAIHGATVENTLFEDGEQANTFKAFEPTQEEETYSMVTANRFWSQIFGIAFSNKRWLHFFMLFVPVMGLWTSSIGIIGLALNLRAYDFVSQEIRAAEDPEFETFYTKNILLNEGLRAWMAPADQPHENFVFPEEVLPRGNAL is encoded by the coding sequence ATGACGATCGCTGTAGGGCGCGCGCCGCAGCGGGGATGGTTTGACGTCCTCGATGACTGGCTCAAGCGCGACCGCTTCGTTTTTGTCGGGTGGTCGGGTCTGCTCCTGTTCCCCACCGCCTACCTGGCGCTGGGTGGCTGGCTGACCGGCACCACCTTTGTCACCTCCTGGTACACCCACGGCATTGCCAGCTCCTATTTGGAGGGCTGCAACTTCCTCACCGCTGCGGTGAGCAGCCCGGCTGATGCCATGGGCCATTCCCTTCTCTTGCTCTGGGGCCCTGAAGCCCAGGGCGACTTCGTGCGCTGGTGCCAGCTCGGCGGTCTGTGGACCTTCGTGGCCCTGCACGGCGCCTTCTCCCTGATCGGCTTCATGCTGCGTCAGTTCGAGATCGCCCGCCTGGTGGGCATCCGCCCTTACAACGCCATCGCCTTCTCCGGCCCGATTGCGGTGTTCGTCAGTGTTTTCCTGATGTACCCCCTCGGCCAGAGCAGCTGGTTCTTTGCACCCAGCTTTGGCGTGGCCGCCATCTTCCGCTTCCTGCTCTTCCTGCAGGGCTTCCACAACTGGACGCTGAACCCCTTCCACATGATGGGCGTGGCCGGCATCCTCGGTGGCGCTCTGCTGTGTGCCATCCACGGCGCCACGGTGGAGAACACCCTGTTTGAAGACGGTGAGCAGGCCAACACCTTCAAGGCGTTTGAGCCCACCCAGGAAGAAGAGACCTATTCGATGGTCACCGCCAACCGCTTCTGGAGCCAGATCTTCGGGATCGCGTTCTCCAACAAGCGTTGGCTGCACTTCTTCATGCTGTTTGTGCCGGTGATGGGTCTGTGGACCAGCAGCATCGGCATCATCGGACTGGCCCTCAACCTGCGTGCCTACGACTTCGTGTCGCAGGAAATCCGCGCTGCTGAGGATCCTGAATTCGAGACCTTCTACACGAAGAACATTCTTCTGAATGAAGGTCTGCGTGCCTGGATGGCACCGGCTGACCAGCCGCACGAAAACTTCGTCTTCCCTGAAGAGGTTCTGCCCCGTGGTAACGCTCTCTAA
- a CDS encoding peptidylprolyl isomerase, producing MRSLLLALLLLLSPFGPVACAAPGPSTSVGCGSSGVPCLKGTALVELNTSKGKVELSLDGAAAPLTAGNFVDLVRRGAYNGTLFHRVVKEPIPFVVQGGDPQSANPNTPVDLLGTGSFIDPTTGQPRLIPLELFLDGEGSPRYGEITVGPGQAERLKLQHQRGALAMARSNDPNSASAQFYIALRALPELDGRYAVFGRVTKGMDVVDQISQGDKLISAKLLQGGTLVQDAK from the coding sequence ATGCGTTCCCTTCTACTGGCGCTGCTGCTGCTGCTCAGCCCCTTCGGCCCCGTGGCCTGCGCAGCCCCTGGCCCGTCTACCAGCGTTGGCTGCGGCAGCTCTGGTGTGCCTTGCCTCAAGGGCACGGCCCTGGTGGAGCTCAACACCAGCAAGGGCAAGGTGGAGCTCAGCCTGGATGGCGCCGCCGCCCCGCTCACGGCTGGCAACTTCGTGGATCTCGTGCGCCGCGGTGCCTACAACGGCACCCTGTTCCACCGCGTGGTGAAGGAGCCCATCCCCTTCGTGGTGCAGGGGGGCGATCCCCAGAGCGCCAACCCCAACACCCCGGTTGATCTGCTGGGCACTGGCAGCTTCATCGACCCCACCACGGGCCAGCCACGGCTGATCCCGCTGGAGCTCTTCCTTGATGGTGAGGGCAGCCCGCGCTACGGCGAAATCACCGTGGGCCCTGGTCAGGCCGAGCGCCTCAAGCTGCAGCATCAGCGCGGAGCGCTGGCGATGGCCCGATCCAACGACCCCAACTCGGCCAGCGCGCAGTTTTATATCGCTCTTCGTGCTCTGCCTGAGCTGGATGGTCGCTACGCCGTGTTTGGCCGGGTGACCAAGGGGATGGATGTGGTCGACCAGATCAGCCAGGGCGACAAGCTGATCAGCGCCAAGCTGCTGCAGGGCGGCACCCTGGTGCAAGACGCCAAGTAA
- a CDS encoding NAD(P)H-binding protein: protein MQVLVIGATGTLGRQIARQALDAGHQVRCMVRSPRRASFLQEWGCELTRGDLLEPDSLDYALEGQEAVIDAATARASDPGSSYDIDWSGKLNLLNACERAGVKRFVFVSLLDAAKHRDVPLMDIKHCTEQALIDSDFDYTILRCVAFMQGLISQIAIPVLENQTVWVSGTPTPIAYMNTQDVARFAVAALSREETIRKALPVVGPRAWSTGEITQLCEKYSSKSSRLFRVRPFLLRMMQGVASFFEPAVNVAERLAFDKVIGGGTPLDAPMEESYAAFGLDPADTTSLESYLREYYDTILRRLREMEADLDKDAKKKLPF from the coding sequence ATGCAGGTGCTGGTGATCGGTGCTACGGGCACGCTGGGCAGGCAGATAGCCCGGCAAGCCCTCGATGCCGGCCATCAGGTTCGCTGCATGGTGCGATCGCCTCGGCGTGCCTCCTTCCTGCAGGAGTGGGGCTGCGAGCTCACCCGTGGTGACCTGCTCGAGCCCGACAGCCTCGATTACGCCCTTGAAGGCCAAGAGGCGGTGATTGATGCCGCCACGGCCCGGGCCAGTGATCCCGGCAGTAGTTACGACATCGATTGGAGCGGCAAGCTCAACTTGCTCAACGCCTGCGAGCGCGCCGGGGTTAAGCGGTTTGTGTTCGTGTCGCTGCTGGATGCGGCTAAGCATCGCGATGTTCCGTTGATGGACATCAAGCACTGCACGGAGCAGGCTTTGATCGATTCCGATTTCGATTACACGATCCTGCGCTGCGTGGCCTTTATGCAGGGTCTGATCAGCCAGATCGCTATTCCGGTGCTGGAAAACCAAACGGTGTGGGTGAGCGGCACCCCCACGCCGATCGCCTACATGAACACGCAAGACGTGGCCCGTTTTGCCGTGGCCGCTCTAAGCCGGGAAGAAACGATTCGCAAAGCTCTGCCGGTGGTGGGGCCCCGCGCCTGGAGCACGGGTGAAATCACCCAACTCTGTGAGAAGTACAGCAGCAAGAGCTCACGCTTGTTCCGCGTGCGCCCCTTCCTGTTGCGCATGATGCAGGGCGTTGCATCGTTCTTTGAGCCGGCCGTCAACGTGGCTGAGCGCCTCGCCTTCGACAAGGTGATCGGTGGTGGCACCCCTCTCGATGCACCGATGGAGGAGAGCTACGCCGCCTTCGGCTTGGATCCTGCCGATACCACCAGCCTCGAGAGCTACTTACGCGAGTATTACGACACCATTCTCAGGCGCTTGCGCGAGATGGAAGCCGACCTTGATAAGGACGCCAAGAAGAAACTGCCCTTCTGA
- the psbC gene encoding photosystem II reaction center protein CP43, which translates to MVTLSNPSLSGIGGKDLDSTGYAWWSGNARLINLSGRLLGAHVAHAGLMVFWAGAMMLFEVSHFTFDKPMYEQGLILFPHVATLGYGVGPGGEVVDLYPFFVVGVLHLISSAVLGLGGLYHALRGPEILENYSAFFSQDWRDKNQMTNIIGYHLILLGVGCLLLVFKAMFFGGVYDTWAPGGGDVRLITNPTLDPGVIFGYLFRAPFGGEGWIIGVNSMEDIIGGHIWLGLTCIFGGIWHVITKPFGWVRRAFIWNGEAYLSYSLGALSFMSFIASAYIWFNNTAYPSEFYGPTNAEASQAQSFTFLVRDQRLGANIGSAMGPTGLGKYLMRSPTGEIIFGGETMRFWDFRGPWLEPLRGPNGLSLDKLQNDIQPWQVRRAAEYMTHAPNASINSVGGIITEPNSVNFVNIRQWLAATQFVLAFFFLVGHLWHAGRARAAAAGFEKGIDRKAEPTLAMPDLD; encoded by the coding sequence GTGGTAACGCTCTCTAATCCTTCTCTCTCCGGGATCGGCGGGAAGGACCTCGACTCCACGGGCTATGCCTGGTGGTCGGGGAATGCTCGTCTGATCAACCTGTCGGGTCGCCTGCTGGGAGCCCACGTCGCCCACGCCGGTTTGATGGTGTTCTGGGCTGGCGCAATGATGCTGTTCGAGGTGAGCCACTTCACCTTCGATAAGCCGATGTATGAGCAGGGCCTGATCCTGTTCCCCCACGTGGCCACCCTTGGCTATGGCGTGGGCCCAGGTGGTGAGGTTGTTGACCTCTACCCCTTCTTCGTGGTGGGTGTGCTGCACCTGATCAGCTCCGCCGTGCTCGGCCTCGGCGGTCTGTACCACGCACTGCGTGGACCCGAAATTCTGGAAAACTATTCCGCCTTCTTCTCGCAGGATTGGCGCGATAAAAACCAGATGACCAACATCATTGGCTACCACCTCATCCTTCTGGGTGTGGGCTGCCTGCTGCTGGTGTTCAAGGCCATGTTCTTCGGTGGCGTCTACGACACCTGGGCTCCTGGTGGCGGCGACGTGCGCCTGATCACCAACCCCACCCTTGATCCTGGTGTGATCTTCGGTTATCTGTTCCGCGCCCCCTTCGGCGGCGAGGGCTGGATCATCGGTGTGAACTCGATGGAAGACATCATCGGTGGCCACATCTGGCTTGGACTCACCTGCATTTTCGGTGGCATCTGGCACGTGATCACCAAGCCCTTCGGCTGGGTGCGCCGCGCCTTCATCTGGAACGGTGAGGCCTACCTGAGCTACAGCCTGGGCGCCTTGAGCTTCATGAGCTTCATCGCCTCGGCTTACATCTGGTTCAACAACACCGCCTACCCCTCGGAGTTCTACGGCCCCACCAACGCCGAAGCCTCCCAGGCTCAGAGCTTCACCTTCCTGGTGCGTGACCAGCGCCTTGGCGCCAATATCGGTTCAGCCATGGGCCCCACCGGTCTGGGTAAGTACCTGATGCGCTCCCCTACGGGCGAGATCATCTTTGGTGGTGAAACCATGCGCTTCTGGGACTTCCGTGGTCCCTGGCTGGAGCCCCTGCGCGGCCCCAACGGCCTGAGCCTCGACAAGCTCCAGAACGACATTCAGCCCTGGCAAGTGCGCCGAGCGGCTGAATACATGACCCACGCCCCCAACGCCTCCATCAACTCGGTGGGCGGCATCATCACCGAGCCCAACTCGGTGAACTTCGTAAACATCCGCCAGTGGCTAGCTGCGACTCAGTTCGTGCTCGCCTTCTTCTTCCTGGTGGGTCACCTGTGGCACGCCGGCCGCGCCCGCGCTGCTGCTGCTGGCTTCGAGAAAGGCATCGACCGCAAGGCCGAGCCCACTCTGGCCATGCCCGACCTCGACTGA
- the petM gene encoding cytochrome b6-f complex subunit PetM — MASEIFGTAALFWVLIPIGLVGGALLLKLEGNS, encoded by the coding sequence ATGGCCTCGGAGATCTTCGGCACTGCAGCGCTGTTCTGGGTTCTGATCCCCATCGGCCTCGTGGGTGGTGCTCTGCTGCTGAAGCTTGAGGGCAACAGCTGA